The genomic interval GAGGGTGAGACGGCGCATCATACGGACCTCCAGATCAAAGCCGGATCGGTGTCGGTTTCCTTACCTGTCGCCAAGCAACGTAGCACAAAAAAAGCGATGGGTAAAGCCGTCGGTCTTGACACGCCCGGCCAGGCTATCCTACTATCTCCACCCTTGGACAACCAATGCCGCCGACAAAGCGATCCGGCGCCATTAGACCCCTTGAGCTATCGAGCAGTATAGGAGCACGATGCCGCAGACCAAAGCCGCCAAGAAGAGCCAGCGCCAGACCGCCAAGCGCACCCAGCGCAACCGGGCCGTCAAGGCCCGCATCCGCACCGCCGTACGCAAACTGCGCCTGGCCGTCAGCGAAAGCCGCGAAGCCGACGCTCAACTGGCCTATCGCGAGGCCGTCAGCCTGCTGGACAAGGCCCGGGAGAAGGGCGTCCTGCACGCCAACAACGTCTCGCGGCGCAAGAGCC from Candidatus Coatesbacteria bacterium carries:
- the rpsT gene encoding 30S ribosomal protein S20, which encodes MPQTKAAKKSQRQTAKRTQRNRAVKARIRTAVRKLRLAVSESREADAQLAYREAVSLLDKAREKGVLHANNVSRRKSRLTRLVNTLDESRDEADAAGE